One part of the Leptolyngbya sp. 'hensonii' genome encodes these proteins:
- a CDS encoding GAF domain-containing protein: MAQQIADTCFQENGGERYGRGYHWISPDLEQANLTDCHRQLLERFQVKANLVVPVLVNQQLWGLLVAHHCRGSHHWLGSDVSLMDQIAVQLAIAIHQRELHDQVGEELRDRQRTQQQIAFQASLLEQVCHGVIATDMTGQVIYWNHYAEQLYQWTAAEALGRRIMELLVPQDCYPKAMEIFRGLQTQGDWEGEFTFCRKDGTILPVYLANSLIRDQEGVVLGYVGVSTDIMERKQDELHRQRQGELLAGQRRVLELLVQDAPLAEILTVLLQTIEAQVEGMLASVLLLRGEHLYHGASPSLPPAYSQAIDGVEIGPQVGSCGTAAYRGEPVVVVDIATDVLWQNYRDLALQYGLRACWSLPIRAKSGEILGTFALYYRQPCAPTLNIWELVGGMVNLAGLAIERKRTETALRQSESKQRALIDALPDFILRMTGEGTYLDLFPPKGFHALGGSELLGRNIYESALPPELIDLRMMHIRQALQTERVQIYEQQVDVDQEHRTEEVRVSVCGENEVLVIVRDITDRKQAEADLQSLVEGAAAVVGENFFPALAQYIATALGVRYVVIACRQGDSYATSTFWADGQLRPNLTLSLEEGPCALTSEQGLYYCPSHVQEQFPHHGPLADLAAESYVGVSLINAQREWIGNLCILDDKPLMHPQRAIAMLQVFAARATAELERQAALEALQQLNQDLESRVAQRTVELQQANLQLQLAIRSGGFGIWKYDILQDVLHWDHRMHQLYGTSPEHFPGTYMAWLNCIHPDDQAAAELAGQQAARGDKDYDTEFRVIHPQGEIRFIKAYGIVQRDAQGVPLVVTGVNFDITHLKQAEAQTQTANQQLIRANEELARATRLKDEFLANMSHELRTPLNAILGMAEGLQDTVFGSLTAGQNKAIATIERSGKHLLELINDILDLSKIEAGKLELEFTDTSVQSLCETSLTFVKQVAFKKQIQLTQHIDSSIETIYVDDRRIRQVLINLLRNAVKFTPEGGSVALRFRAEVPESGPLATPALAGPSSPVLLYFEVEDNGIGIAPEYQDKLFQPFMQIDSSLSRQYSGTGLGLALVQRIVALHGGQVQLRSQLGEGSCFTLILPYLESQASAARSPELPPTPLVEQPLSALAVDHAPLILLAEDNEANVEMIQGYLENVGYRFILARNGVEAIAAVKAEKPDLILMDIQMPEMDGLEAIRHIRTEMALGQLPIIALTALAMVGDRENCLAAGANCYLPKPVRLKQLAQEIQQLLLQVKS, from the coding sequence CTGGCTCAACAGATTGCAGACACCTGCTTTCAGGAGAATGGCGGCGAAAGATATGGTCGAGGCTATCACTGGATCAGCCCTGACCTGGAGCAGGCTAACCTGACGGACTGCCACCGGCAGTTGCTGGAACGGTTTCAGGTCAAGGCCAATCTGGTTGTGCCGGTTTTGGTGAATCAACAGCTTTGGGGGTTGCTGGTGGCCCACCATTGTCGAGGCTCCCACCATTGGCTGGGGTCTGATGTGAGCTTGATGGACCAGATTGCTGTGCAGCTTGCGATCGCCATTCACCAGCGAGAATTGCATGACCAGGTGGGGGAAGAACTGCGCGATCGGCAACGGACGCAACAGCAAATCGCTTTCCAGGCTTCCCTGCTGGAACAGGTTTGTCATGGGGTGATTGCAACGGATATGACCGGGCAGGTGATTTACTGGAATCACTATGCCGAGCAGCTCTATCAGTGGACTGCAGCCGAAGCTCTGGGACGCAGAATTATGGAGTTGCTCGTCCCGCAGGACTGCTATCCCAAAGCTATGGAGATTTTCCGGGGTTTACAAACTCAGGGGGACTGGGAGGGGGAATTTACTTTTTGTCGCAAGGATGGGACCATCCTGCCGGTTTATCTGGCCAACAGTCTGATTCGTGATCAGGAGGGGGTTGTCCTGGGATATGTAGGCGTCAGCACGGATATTATGGAACGCAAACAGGACGAGCTCCATCGTCAACGCCAGGGGGAATTGCTGGCGGGGCAACGGCGAGTGCTGGAGTTGCTGGTCCAAGATGCCCCCCTGGCTGAAATCCTGACGGTGTTGCTGCAAACCATCGAAGCCCAGGTCGAGGGAATGCTGGCCTCGGTGTTGCTGCTGCGGGGAGAGCATCTGTACCATGGTGCGTCCCCCAGTTTACCCCCAGCTTACAGCCAGGCCATTGATGGTGTCGAGATCGGACCCCAGGTTGGTTCCTGTGGAACGGCAGCCTATCGGGGAGAACCGGTGGTGGTGGTGGATATTGCGACGGATGTGCTCTGGCAGAACTATCGGGATCTGGCCCTGCAATATGGCCTGCGGGCCTGCTGGTCCCTTCCCATTCGGGCCAAATCTGGCGAAATTCTGGGCACTTTTGCCCTGTACTACCGGCAGCCTTGTGCCCCCACCCTCAACATTTGGGAACTGGTGGGTGGCATGGTGAACCTGGCTGGCTTAGCGATCGAACGCAAACGGACGGAAACAGCCTTGCGCCAGAGTGAAAGTAAACAGCGCGCTTTGATTGATGCCCTGCCGGACTTCATTCTCCGGATGACGGGGGAAGGCACGTATCTGGATCTGTTTCCCCCGAAAGGATTCCATGCCTTGGGGGGATCGGAACTGCTCGGCAGAAACATCTATGAGAGTGCGTTACCTCCTGAACTGATTGATCTGCGGATGATGCATATTCGGCAGGCGTTGCAAACGGAGAGGGTGCAGATCTATGAACAGCAGGTTGATGTGGATCAGGAACATCGGACAGAAGAGGTCCGAGTTTCCGTTTGCGGGGAGAACGAGGTTCTGGTTATTGTGCGAGATATTACGGATCGCAAACAGGCGGAAGCAGATCTCCAGAGTCTGGTGGAAGGGGCTGCTGCGGTGGTTGGGGAGAACTTTTTCCCGGCTCTGGCCCAGTATATTGCAACGGCACTGGGGGTGCGCTATGTCGTTATAGCCTGTCGCCAGGGGGACAGTTATGCAACCTCTACCTTCTGGGCTGATGGTCAACTGCGTCCCAATCTCACCCTGTCCCTGGAAGAGGGTCCCTGTGCGCTGACATCCGAGCAGGGGCTCTACTATTGTCCGAGCCATGTGCAAGAACAGTTTCCTCACCATGGCCCTCTGGCGGATTTGGCGGCGGAATCCTACGTTGGTGTTTCCCTGATCAATGCTCAGCGGGAGTGGATCGGGAATTTATGCATCCTGGATGATAAGCCCCTGATGCATCCACAACGGGCGATCGCCATGCTGCAGGTGTTTGCAGCCCGAGCTACAGCAGAACTGGAACGCCAGGCTGCCCTAGAGGCTCTCCAGCAGTTGAACCAGGATCTGGAGAGCAGGGTGGCCCAACGGACGGTGGAGTTGCAACAGGCTAACCTGCAGTTGCAACTGGCTATCCGTTCTGGGGGGTTTGGCATCTGGAAGTATGACATCCTCCAGGATGTGCTGCATTGGGATCACCGGATGCATCAACTGTATGGCACCAGCCCCGAGCATTTTCCAGGAACTTATATGGCCTGGCTCAACTGCATCCATCCCGACGACCAGGCCGCAGCTGAGCTGGCAGGTCAGCAGGCTGCTCGCGGTGACAAAGACTATGACACAGAGTTCCGGGTGATTCATCCCCAGGGAGAGATCCGGTTTATCAAAGCCTATGGCATTGTCCAGCGAGATGCCCAGGGCGTTCCCCTGGTGGTGACGGGCGTTAACTTTGATATCACCCATCTGAAGCAGGCGGAAGCCCAGACCCAAACAGCGAACCAACAGCTCATCCGGGCCAATGAGGAACTGGCCCGGGCGACTCGTCTGAAGGACGAGTTTCTCGCCAATATGAGTCATGAATTACGGACTCCCCTGAATGCCATCCTGGGGATGGCCGAAGGGCTACAGGATACCGTCTTCGGATCTCTGACGGCGGGGCAGAATAAGGCGATCGCCACGATTGAAAGAAGTGGAAAACATCTACTGGAGCTGATTAACGATATTCTTGACTTATCTAAAATCGAAGCGGGCAAACTGGAACTGGAGTTTACGGATACGTCCGTTCAAAGCCTCTGTGAAACCAGTTTAACCTTTGTGAAACAGGTTGCTTTCAAAAAACAAATCCAGCTTACCCAGCACATTGACTCCTCGATCGAAACGATTTACGTTGACGATCGTCGCATCCGTCAGGTCTTGATCAATTTGCTCAGAAATGCGGTCAAGTTCACGCCGGAGGGGGGGAGCGTCGCGCTTCGGTTCAGAGCAGAAGTTCCAGAATCTGGACCGCTGGCAACCCCAGCTTTGGCTGGGCCGTCTTCCCCGGTGCTCCTCTATTTTGAGGTGGAAGACAATGGGATTGGGATAGCTCCGGAGTATCAAGATAAGCTTTTTCAGCCTTTTATGCAGATTGACAGCAGCCTCAGTCGGCAATATTCTGGCACCGGATTGGGGTTAGCCCTGGTCCAACGTATTGTCGCATTACATGGTGGGCAGGTTCAACTCAGGAGTCAGCTAGGGGAGGGAAGTTGCTTTACGCTCATCCTGCCTTACCTTGAGAGCCAGGCCAGTGCTGCCCGATCGCCCGAATTGCCTCCCACCCCTCTGGTAGAACAGCCCCTGTCGGCGCTAGCGGTCGATCATGCGCCGCTCATTTTACTGGCTGAGGATAATGAGGCCAATGTGGAAATGATTCAGGGCTATCTGGAAAATGTGGGTTATCGGTTCATCCTGGCCAGGAATGGGGTAGAGGCGATCGCTGCGGTCAAGGCCGAAAAACCAGATTTGATCCTCATGGATATTCAGATGCCGGAGATGGATGGCCTGGAAGCAATTCGCCACATTCGCACGGAGATGGCCTTGGGGCAGCTTCCCATCATTGCCCTGACAGCCCTGGCGATGGTGGGCGATCGGGAAAACTGTCTGGCGGCAGGGGCAAACTGCTATCTGCCGAAACCAGTGCGATTGAAGCAACTGGCTCAGGAGATCCAGCAACTGTTGCTGCAGGTAAAGTCTTAA